From the genome of Streptomyces sp. NBC_01304:
GTGCTCGCCCTCGTCCTCTACGTCGTGACCGGCCTGGGCGTGACGGTCGGCTTCCACCGCGGGCTCACCCACGGCGGATTCACCGCCGCACGCCCGGTGCGGATCGCACTCGCCGTGGCGGGTTCGATGAGCTTCCAGGGCGATGTCATCGGCTGGGTCGCCACCCATCGCCGCCATCACGCCTTCACCGACCGGCCCGGCGACCCGCACTCCCCCTACCGTTACGGTACGCACCTGCGCGGGCAGCTCCGCGGCCTCGCCCACGCGCACATCGGCTGGCTGTTCCGCAACGACCGCACCCCGGCCCGTCGTTACGCCCCCGATCTGCTCGCCGATCCCGACATCCGCGCCGTCAACCGGGCCTTCCCCGCGCTGTGCGTGCTCACGCTCGCCCTGCCGTTCGCGGCGGGCTGGGCCATCGGCGGGAGCTTGCTGCACGGGGTGACGGGCCTGTTGTGGGCCGGGTTGGTCCGGATCACGCTGCTCCACCATGTGACCTGGAGCGTCAACTCGCTCTGCCACCTGGTCGGCGAACGGCCCTTCCGCACCCGCCGCCACGACCGGGCCACCAACCTGTGGCCGCTGGCCCTGATCTCTTTCGGCGAGAGCTGGCACAACCTGCACCACGCGGATCCGACGAGCGCCCGGCACGGCGTCGACCGCGGTCAGCTCGACCCGTCCGCCGCCGTCATCCGCCTCTTCGAACGCCTCGGCTGGGTGCGCGACGTGCGCTGGCCCTCTCCGGCCCGCGTCGCGGCCCGTCGCACCTGAGCCCGCACCATTCCTTCCAGCACGGGAGCCCCCGCCCATGACCACGACCCTGCACCCCCTGCCCACCCCGCGCACGGTCCGCCTGAGCCTGGCCCCGGCCGGCGGCGAACCGCGGGCCATCGACGGGGCGTGGTGGCCCCACAGCGACGACCTCACGGACGAACTGGCGCTGCTGATCCGGGCCTTGCCGCACAGCTGGCCGCAGATCGCCCATGTGACGGTCAACCCGGCCATGTGGTCCGCGCTCCCGGGCCGGATCCTCGTCGCCAACCAGGTGATCCGGCTGCACCGGAGCACCGCACAGCACGCCCCGGACACGGTCTGCCTGCTCGCTCCGGGCCGGGGCAGGTGGGATCTGCTGGTCGTGCGGCCCGACACGGAAGAGGCCGAGGCGCTGCTCCTCATGGCCGGCGCCACGGCGGCCGCGTCACGGCCGTGGTGAGCGCGGGCCCGTGAACGGCAGCGCGACCGGCCTCCTTCGGCGGAGGCCGGTCGCGCGCCGTCACCTCGTCACAGGGTGCGAGCAGCCTTCGCTATGTCACGCGCGAACGTGGACACCTCGGTGTACACACCAGGCTTGCCCGGACGGGCACAGCCGTCGCCCCAGCTCACGATCCCGACCTGGATCCACTTCTTGTTGTCGTCCTTGCGGAACATCGGCCCACCGGAGTCCCCCTGGCAGGTGTCGACACCCCCGGTCTCGACGAACCCGGCACAGATCTCCTGCTTGGGCGTGAGATCGGCCCCGTACGCCGCCTTGCACGCGGCATCGGACACGAACGGCACCGTGGCCTTGAGCAGGTGGCGCTGCTGAGCGCCGTCCTCGCGGTTGGCGCCCCAGCCCGCCACCGTGAACTTGCCCTTGTTGTACGTCGTGTTGGTCGCGATCTTCAGCGTCGGCAGGTCGATCGGCTTGGCGAGCTTGATGAGCGCCCAGTCCTTGCCCTTGCCGTTGTAGCCGGGAGCCTGCAGGACCTTGGTGGACTTGACCTTGATGGCCTTGGGGTCCTTGAGGTCGGCGACGCCGGCCGTCGCGGTGATGGTGCGGTTCGGGCCCGAGCCGTCCACGCAGTGCGCGGCGGTGAGGACGATGTCCTTCTTGTACAGCGCGCCGCCGCAGCCCATGGAGAGCCGGACCATGAAGGGGAACTCCCCCTGCTTGGCCCGGATTCCGCCGACGACGTACGGGGTGGGATCCCAGCTCCCGTCCGCGGCACGCACCGCACCGGCGGGCTCGGTGGCCGGGCCGGCGTGCGCGGCGAGCGGTTCGAGGCTGACCGCGGCGAGCGCGACGGCCCCGACGGCGGCGAGTCTCGTAAGTGACTTGCCTGTACGGGAGGTTCTGAGGGTTCTGTGCATCTTGGTCCCTTCACGGGTCGATGGGCAGGAAGATCACACGCTTCCAGGCGCATACCCGCATTCAGGCCCCAACTGGATCACAACGCACAGGAAGTTGAGTAACGGCCGCGTAACGCCAGGGGCGCGTGCGGGGTCTTGGTGCGCGCGGGCGCAAAGAGGTCGGCACGTTTCATCAGCCCCCAAAAGGCGCGCCGCACTCCGTTGCGACATCTCGGGCGGGCGGGCACCGTAGGAGGGTATCGGGCACACGCGCAGGGGGACTGTGGCGGTGCCCGCACAACGGTTGGGGGGCCGGAAATGACATCGGGGGACGAGCGCTTCGAGTCCGACGGGACACGACACCTCGGACCGGGCGGGGACCGCGGGCCGCGGGACGAGCCGGGGGATGCCGTGGGCCAGGAGCCGCAGGATGACGTGGGGCAGGAACCGCGGGATGCCATGGGCGAGGAGCCGCAGGATGACGTAGGGCAGGAACCGGAGGGCGCACGGTCGAGGCCGGAGGACGGACGACCGGGACGAGAAGACGCACGGTCGGGACAGGATGAGGCCCCGGGCCCGACGGACGGCCGCCACGAACCTCCGGGCCCGGCCCCTGCGGACGACCACTACCAGCCTCCCGGCCCAGACCCCGCGGACCACCGCCACCAGCCTCCCCGCCCAGACCTGACGGACGACCACTACCAACCTCCCGGCCCAGACCCCATCCACGACCGCCACCAACCACCCCGCCCGGCCCCCGTGGACGACCGCTACCCGCCTCCCGGCCCGGACCCGACGGACAACCACTACCAACCCCCCAGCCCAGACCCCATCCACGACCGCCACCAACCACCCCGCCCGGCCCCCGTGGACGACCGCTACCCGCCTCCCGGCCCGGACCCGACGGACAACCACTACCAACCCCCCGGCCCAGACCCCATCCACGACCGCCACGAACCACCCCGCCCAGACCCCGTGGACGACCGCTACCCGCCTCCCGGCGCGAGCCCCGCGGATGACCACTACCAGCCTCGCTCCCCGGCCCCCGTGACGGACGCCGACCAGCCTCCGGCCCAGGACCCCGTGACGGACCGCCCCGGACCACCCGGCCCAGACCCACGCGCAGGCGCCCCGTGGCCCGGAGTGCAGGACGCGCCTCGCCAGCCGGAGGGGCCATCAACTCCCGCCCCGCCACCGCCCAGTTGGCTCACTCCGGAGGAGCCCGCGCCCGACCATCGGGTGAGCCCGGGGCAGGATCCGGCCCGGCCGCCGATTCCGGACGCACAGTCGGCTTATACGCACTCGCCGTACGCACAGTCGCCGCACGCGCAGCCCCCGCCCCCCGCACCGGGCGAGGGCCCGCCGGCCGGCCGGCCGTACGCGGGACCGCCGCACGCCGCATCCGCCCAACCCCCGGGCGGCGGTCCCGACCAGCCCACCTGGGCCCCGCCACCCCGCTCGCCCCAACCCGGCTACGGCCCCGAGGCGGGCCCAGGCGCAGCTCCCGGCGAGGCCCCAACTCCCGGCGCCGCCCGGCAAGGTCGGCCACCGGAAGGCCCAGCTCCGCAAGCTTGGCCACCGCAAGGCTCCGCCCAACAGGGCTGGCCACAACAAGGCTCACCCGAGCAAGCCCAACCCCCACAAGGCCCACCCCAACAGGGCTGGCCCCCACAAGGCCCACCCCAGCAAGCCCAACCCCCACAAGGCCCACCCCAACAGGGCTGGCCACAACAAGGCTCACCCCAGCAAGCCCAACCCCCACAAGGCCCACCCCAACAAGGCTGGCCACAACAAGACCCACCCGACCAAGCCCAACCCCCGCAAGGCTCACCCCAACAGGGCTGGCCACCCCAGGGCCCACCCGACCAAGGCCCACCCCAACAAGGCTGGCCACCCCAAGGCCCACCCGACCAAGGCCCACCCCAACAAGGCTGGCCACCCCAAGGCCCACCCGACCAGGGCCAGCCCTCGCAAGCCCCACCCCAACACCCCTGGCCGCCCCAACACCCCGGCCAACCCCCCGCAGCCCCACCCCCCGACTGGCCCCCGCAGGGCCCCGGCACCCCACCGGACTGGCCCCCACCTCCTCCGCCGGGACCGCCCGGTCCCCCGCCCGGCGGCGCCCCCCGGCCCAACCCTGACCCCAAGCGCTCCGCCGCCGTAGGCCTGCTCAACCTCACCGGGCTCGGGCTCGGCTATCTCGCGCTGCGGCAATGGCTCCTGGCCGGGCTGTGCTGGGCCGCCACCATCGCGCTGCTCGTGGTCGCGCTCCCGGCCGAGCCCGACGGCATCCCCATGGCCTACGTCATCGGCTACGCCGCCGTACTCGCGCTCGCCGCCGCCGACGGGGCACGCCGTGCGCTGCGTACTCCCCTGGGCGTCGCCAGACTCCGCTCGGGCCTGGCCGTGATCCTCGGCCTCGTGCTGCTCCTGGTGCCCGCGGGCGGCGCGTACGCGTACGACGCCGCGCACGACGAGGCCGTCGAGAAGATGCTGCTCGAACGCCTCGACAAGGCCGACAAGGTCGTCGACCGGGCGGAGGCGAAGACCTTCGCGAAATCGGAGAAGGACTACACGCGAGCCCTCGGCACCTACGGCGAACTCGGCGAGGACCACGCGGGTTCACGCGCCGCGGACCGGGTCCCGGACAGCCTCGACGCGCTCTACAAGGCTGTCGCGCAGCCCTACACCGAGCGGGCGTACTGCGAGGCCGTCGAGCCGTTGAAGTATCTGCGGACCGTGCCGAAGAAGGTCGACGAGGACGTCCTGGGCAAACTCGCGAAGTGGCCCGACGAACGGCTCGCCACGTCGTTCTACGAGTGCGGCATGTCCGAGCTCGGCTCAGCGGACGAGGGAGGCGGCTCGGACGGCGGAGGCGGCAGCCTGGCCGAACTCCTCAGCACCTTCCCGGAGTCGAAGCAGGCGGACAAGGTCGAGCCGGACATCCGCGCCGAAATCGACTCGCGCGTCGAGGAGTTGAAGGGCTCCGACCCGTGCGAGGTCACCGAAGGACTGCGCAACATCGGCAAGACGGTGGGCGGGCTGCCGCCCGACGCCTCCGAAGCGCTGAGCAAGGAGAGCGACAGCTCGGTGGAGAAGGGCGTCTTCGCCTGTGGCGTCGACCAGTTCAAGGACAAGGACTTCGAGGCCGCCAGGGCCACGATGGACGACTACGCCAAGACCTACCCGGACAGCGGCCGCCACGGCTGGGCCAAGGACATCGCGACCGCGGCGGAGATCGCCAAGGTGAAGGCCTCGGCCGGCAGCCGGCTGCCGCCGGAGCGCGCCCCGGGCGGCAAGCGGACCGTCTTCCTGGTCCTGAACGACTCACCGGAGTCGGGCCAGATGCTCTACACCGGCCCGATGACCGGCACGGCCGACCTCAAGGCGTGCGGCAGCTGCAAGGTGTACCCCACCCGGAAGGCCTCCGACGACAAGAGCTGCTCGGCCGACCTGAAGAAGTACCCGAAGGTCGAGCTCCGACTGACCCCGGGCACCTACCACTTCCTCTCCAAACGAGGAGGGGACGGCTACGGCGACGAGGTGTCCACCGTCAGGGTGCCCGGCGACACGATCGGCCTCTGCTCCACCATCTACGAGAAATGAGGAGCAACCTCGACCGGACCCCGACCACGGACCGGCTCCGCGCACGCGGAGCTAGTCCGGATCGGACGTCTCCGCCTCCACCTGCCGCCGCGTCACCGGCCCGTACACCCCGGACTCCTCCCCGATGGCCCGCGCCTCCTGGAACCGCGCGACGGCCTGCTCGACCTCGGCGTTGTAGTTGCCGTGCGCGGCACCGACGTACAACTGCAGCTGCTGCAGCCGCAGTTGGAGCTCGACGACCTCGTCGCCGCGGTCGCCCCGGCGCAGCGTGCCCGGCGTCTCGGCCGGGCTGGACGACGGCTTGGAGCTGGACGGGCTCGGCGACTTGGACGCGGAGGCGGAGGACGACGGCCGCGTCACACCGGAGGAGGGCGAGGCCGAGGACGACGGCCGCGCGGAGGCGGACTCGCTCGGCGAGGCGGGGCGTGTCGAACTGCGGCTCGCACGCTCGGACTTCGAGGCGGAGGCGTCGGGCGAGTCGGCGGCACTCGGCGACGCGGCGTCGGACGGACCTCCGGCCCGCACGCTCACCCCGTCGGCGCCGGGTTCGGAGCTGAACATTCCACCGGCCGCCCCCAGCGCCCCGGCGGTCAGCACCACCGCGGCCGCCAGGCCGAATACGATCGCCGGGCGCTTCCGGTTACGTACGGGCGCGTACGGATCCTCATCATGACCGACGACATGACCGGCGACATGGCCGGCGGCGTCACCGGAGGCATGCACCAGACCGTCACCCGCCCCGGCGTCCGCCACCTCCGGCGGAAGCGGCTGCGCGGGCGGCGCCTGGGCGCGCGTCTGCTCCAGCTCGTCGAAGAGCTCGACGTCCGCCTCGCGCCGCGCGGCCTCCGCCTGACCCGGCGGCGCCACCTGCCCGAACACCGGACCGGCCTCGTCCACGACCACGGTCCCCGGCGCGACCTCGGCCTCCGAGGCCTGATCCGCCTGCCGCGCCCGCAGTGCGCAGTCGCAGGCCGGCCGCAGATCGGGCAACCGCTGCGCGCCGCACGCGGGGCAATACTGTGCGTCCACCGTCGTCCACGCCTTCCCTCTGGCTTGCGGTCGACGATTATGCAGACTGACCGACGGTAACCCCACTCCGCCATCCCAGTTGACCGAGATGAGTGGTTTGCCCGGAAGAGTCGCGAAGAAGCCTTGGAATGCCACCGCTCCATACCCCCTCATAGGGATATGTCCGAGCCGATCGACCTACGCCACCAGATCATCGACCTCCGCGACCGAGTCCGGGCCGACGATCAACTCACCCTGCAGATCCGCGCCCTGTGCGCCGACACGCTGGGCCTCGCCGTCGAGCACGTACCGCTCTGGGCCCGCCTCGTGGCCGACCTGGAGGCGGACAGCCTGGACTTCTCCGCCCTGGCCGACCGCCTCGCCATGCAGTACGGCATCGTCGCGGACGAGACGGTCCTGCGCGAGGCCGAGACGGTACGCGACCTCGTGGCCCTGGTCCTGAGCGCGGCGCCGCCCGCCCCGCGATGACACGGACGGGCAGGCGGCCAAGCGGTCGGACAGTCAGTCGGCGAGTCAGTCGGACGGTCAGTCGACCAGCCAGTCGGCCGGGCGGCTACCAGGTGACCGGCAGCGCGTGCACGCCGTAGATGTTCATGTCGCTCCTGACCTTCACCTCGTCGGCGGGGACGGCCAGTTCGAGGGTCGGGAAGCGGCGCAGCAGTGCCTCGAATCCGGTGCGCATCTCCATCCGGGCGAGCTGCGAGCCCAGACACTGGTGGACGCCGTGGCCGAAGCCCAGCTCGCCACGGGCGTTGCGGCGGATGTCCAGGGCGTCGGGGTCGTCGAAGCGCTTGGGGTCGCGGTTGGCGGCCAGCAGGGAGACGACGACGGTCGAGCCCTTGGTGATGGTCTCGCCGCCGAGCTCGATGTCCTCCGTGGCGTACCGGAAGAAGATGTCGGCCACGGACAGGTAGCGCATCAGCTCCTCGGCCGCACCCGCGAACAGGTCCGGATTCGCCCGCAGTTCGGCCATCTGCTCGGGGTGCTCAAGGAGCGCGAAGGTGCCGAGGCCCAGCATGTTGGCCGTGGTCTCGAAGCCCGCGAGCAGCAACAGGAAGGCCATGCCCGTGAGTTCTTCAATGGTGAGGTCCTCGTGGCCGGCCAGGTCGGACAGGATGTCCTCGGCGGGCTCGGCGCGCTTGCTGATCACCAGCTGGGCCAGGTACGTGGTCAGCGCGCCGTACGCTGCCATCTTCTCCTCCAGCTCCACCTCCTTCTCCATGAACTTTGCGGAGTTGACCTGGAAGGTGTCCCGGTCCGCGTACGGCACACCGAGCAGTTCGCAGATCACCAGGGACGGCACCGGCAGCGCGAACTCCTTGACCAGGTCGACCGGCGGAGTCAGCTGCGCCATCGCGTCCAGCTGCCGTTCGACGATCTCGGTGACGCCCTCTTCGAGCTGCTTCATGCGCTTCGCGGTGAACGCGCCGGTCAGCTTGCGCCGCAGCCGGGTGTGGTCCGGCGGGTCCATCGCGATGAACACGCCCGGTATCTGCGGGGACGGCTCCGTCGGAGACGGCATGCCGGGAGTCTCGTACGGGATGTGGAGTACGCCGATGTCCTGGCGGGAGCTGAACCGGGTGTCCGCCATGAGCTGCCGCAGCGCCTCGTAGCCGGTGACGAGCCAGCCCTCGTGCCCGTCGGGGAAGACCAGCGGGCTGACCGGGCGGGCCTCGCGCAGCGCGGTGATCTCGCGGGGCGGGTCGAAGGGACCGGCGTTGCGCTCCATGGGAAGGCCGTGCGGAACCGGAACCGTAGTCTCACTCATCGGATCTCCTCTCGTGGCGACCGGGCATGCCTGCGGTCGCCGACGGGCCTGTGATGAGGCGTCAGGCTACGTCAACTGATGTTGAACGTCAGGCCCTTTGACCTCCGCCCACACGGTCTTGCCCACACCGCGGTCCCGAACGCCCCAGTCCTCGGCGAGGGCGTCCACGAGCTGCAGCCCGCGCCCTCCCTCGGCATCGTCCGCCCGCCGCCGCAGCGCGGGGTCGCGATCGGCGCGGGCGTCCGAGACCTCCACGCGCAGTCGCTGCCGTACGCCGTCGAGCACGAGCCTCAACTCGAAGTCCCGGCCCGGCACATGGCCGTGCGTGACCGCGTTCGCGGCGAGCTCGGCGATCACGCTCGCCACCGCGTCGGAGGTCTCCGTGCCGTGCGGGATGCCCCACTCGTCGAGCTGGTGCAGGGCGAGCCTGCGGGCGAGGCGGGCGCCTCGCGGGGTGGCGCTGAAGAGCTGGACGAAGCTCAACTCTTGGTCGGGAGTGGCGATTTGGGCTTTCATGTCACCGAGCGTGGCGGGTTGGTCGTACGCTGACCAGGACCGACGACGCGACGGAGCGTGTCTGTACGAGTACGTACGGCATGCTGTACGGGGTGGTACGGACATGCGCGACGACCGACCGGAACGGCCCGCGGAAGTGGATGGCACGGCCCACCTGTTCAGGGCCCTGGGGAAGCAGATCAAGGCCCTTCGGGAGGCGCTGAGTTGGAGCCAGAAGGAACTGGGCGATGCCTTGCATGTGAGCGTGGACCTGATCTCCGCGATCGAGCGCGGTCGACGTACACCGCAGCCGGACTTCCTGGAGCGGGCCGACAAGGTGCTGGATGCGCGGGGTGTGCTGGTGGCAGCAATCCCTGATGTGCGAGAAGCGCTGGCGCGGGCGAGGACGAGGCACCCTGAGTGGTATCGGGGGTATGCGGAGTTGGAGGCCGAAGGGGTCGAGCTGCACTTCTACGCCAACCACGGCATGCCGGGTCTGCTCCAGACCGCCGAGCACGCACACTCTGTAATCTCCAAGAGGCGCCCTCTCGTTGACACGGAGACCGTGGAGAAGCGGGTGGCCGACCGTCTGGACCGCCAGAAGGTCTTCGCGCGCACCCCGCTTCCGGTGATCAGCTACGTCCTGGAGGAGTCCATCCTGGACAGGCCAATCGGAGGACGAGCTGTTCACGAGACGCAGCTGCGGCGCCTTCTTGAAGTGGGCCGGATGCGGAACGTGGAACTTCAGGTGATGCCCACCGCCTGCCTGGAACACCCCAACATGGACGGCGCGTTCAACCTGCTGGTCCCCAAGGGGCAGAACCACCAGATCGGTTACACCGAAGTCCAGGAACAGCCCACGTTGATCACGGACCCCGCAAAGGTCCGCGTCCTCTCCGAACGCTATGGGATCATGCGCGCAGCGGCATTGCCGCCACGTGAGTCCCTGGCATTGGTCGAGGAGAAGCTGGAGCAGCGATGAAGAACACCGAAGCCCTCGCCTGGTTCAAGTCGAGCTACAGCGGCGGCTCGGGCGGCGAATGCCTCGAAGTCGCCACCTGCCCCGCCCACGCAGACGCAGTGCACATCCGAGACTCCAAGCGCCCCGACGGCGACACCCTCACCATCAGCCCGGACGCCTGGTCCGCCTTCCTCACCCGCGTACGCGACTAGGTCACTCCGCGCCAGGCACAACGGCGACCGACCCCTGCGCATGCTGCAACACCGCGTTGGTCACCGAGCCCATGACCAGCGCGTCCGGCCGCAACCGGCGGCGGTGGCGGCCGACCACCGTCAGGTCGGCCGTACGGGAGCCGGTGACCAACCGGCCGGCCGGGTCGCCCGCGGTGACCACGGGGACGACAGCCACCGCCGGGTGCCGCTCGGCGAAGGGGGCGAGCCGGGCGGACTGGGCGGCCTCGACGACGCGGGCCTGGTCCGTGTCCGGGGCGTCGACCAGTTCGCCGACGCGCGTGAGGGACGTGAGCGGCACCAAGTAGGTGGAGATCACCTGGAGTTCGGCACCGCGCCGCTCGGCCTCGGCGAAGGCGAACTCGATCGCCTCGTCGGAGGTCTCCTGCGGGGAGAGCCCGAGCGCGACCCTGCCATGGCCGCCCTCGGGCACGGGCGCCTCTGCCGTACGCGTGGCGTGCGGGACCACGACGACCGGGCAGGGCGCGTTCGCCGCGCACTTGCGGCCGGTGGAGCCGAGCAGCAGCGCGGCGAAGCCGCCGAGTCCACGGGAGCCGAGGACCAGGAGCTGGGCCTTGGCGGCCCGCTCGGCCAGCACGGCGGCGGGCGTGCCGTCGACGGTCTCGTACGACACCTGCGGTGCACGGTCGCGGCCGGCCAGGACCTCGGCGATCCGGGCGGCGACGGGGTCGCCGTCCGCCGCCGCGCTCACATGGAGAGCGAGGACCTCCGCATCCCGCAGAACGGCCTCGTCGAGGGCCCACCGAAGGGCGTCGAGGCTGTGCTGCGAACCGTCTACGGCCACGAGGACAGGTGCGTTGCTGCTCATACGCCCAGCATGCCTCAACCGGGTAATTGGGGCGTAAGGGACCAAGGTCATGCGAAAGGGCCCGTCGTTGGGGCGACGGGCCCTTTCGGTGGAGGAATCAGAAGGATCCTCAGGGGTGATGGTCTTCGGACGGGTGGATCGGGGTGTGCGCCCCCGTCAGCGAAACGCCAGAGCCACCGCGGCGGGCCGCGACGATCTCCGAGGCGATCGACAGGGCCGTCTCCTCGGGCGTACGCGCGCCGAGGTCGAGGCCGATCGGGGAGCGCAGCCGGCCCAGTTCGAGCTCGGAGACACCGGCCTCGCGGAGCCGCTCGTTGCGGTCCAGGTGGGTGCGGCGGGAGCCCATCGCGCCGACGTACGCGACGGGAAGTCTGAGGGCCAGTTCGAGGAGCGGGACGTCGAACTTGGCGTCGTGGGTCAGTACGCAGATGACCGTGCGGCCGTCGACCTCGGTGCGCTTGAGGTACTTGTGCGGCCACTCGACGACGACGTCGTCCGCCTCTGGGAAGCGGGTCCGCGTCACGAAGACGGGGCGGGCGTCGCAGACGGTGACGCGGTAGCCGAGGAACTTGCCCACGCGACAGAGCGCGGAGGCGAAGTCGATGGCGCCGAAGACGAGCATGCGCGGGGCGGTGACGGCCGACTCGACGAGCAGGGTCAGGGGACGGCCGCAACGGCTGCCGTCCTCGCCTATCTCGACGGTGCCGGTCCGGCCGGCGTCCAGCATCGCGGCGGCCTCGCCGACCGCGGTGCGGTCCAGCTCGGGATGGCCGCCGAAGGACCCCTCGTATGTGCCGTCGGGGCGGACCAGGAGGGCCTTGCCGAGGAGTTCGGCGGGGCCTTCGGTGATCCGCGCGACCGCCGCCGCCTCGCCGGAGGCGGCGGCGGCCAGCGCGGCCGCGAACACCCCCCGTCCCGGAGCGTTCGCGGGCATCGGGGTGACGAGGATGTCGATGGTGCCGCCGCAGGTCAGACCCATGGCGAAGGCGTCCTCGTCGCTGTGACGGAAGTGTTCGAGGACGGTCTCGCCGTCCTGGAGGGACTGCAGGCAGAGCTCGTAGACAGCGCCCTCCACGCACCCGCCGGAGACCGACCCGAGCGCCGTGCCCTCGCTGTCGACAGCGAGGGCCGCGCCCGTTTCCCGGGGCCCGCTCCCGCTGACGGCCACCACCGTGGCGACGACGAAGTCACGCCCCTGCTCGACCCACCGGTTCAACTCTTCGGCGATGTCCAGCATGTCGATCTCCTGACGGGTGTCTGCAATCAAGGCTGGCCCCATACTTGGGCCGGCCCTCGATTACTTCAACCAGCCCTCGATCGCGTGCAGCGAGAAGAAGGCCACGAAGACCACGGCCAGCACCCACATCAGCCAGCCGATCTCCCGCACCTTGCCCTGCACGGCCTTGATCAGGACGTGCGCGATGATGCCCGCCGCGATACCCGCGGTGATCGAGTAGGTGAAGGGCATCAGGACGGTGGTGAGGAACACCGGGATGGCGACGGACTGGTCGTTCCAGTCGATGTGCTTGGCGGTGGACATCATCATCGAGCCGATGACGACCAGCGCGGCGGCGGCGACCTGGGTGGGGATGGCCTGCGCGAGCGGGGTGAAGAAGAGGCACAGCGCGAAGCCGAGACCGGTGATGACGCTGGCGAAGCCGGTGCGCGCACCGTCGCCGACACCCGCGGTGGACTCGACGAACACGGTCTGGCCCGAGGCACCCGCGATACCGCCGACGATGCCGCCGGCACCGTCGATGGCGAGGGCCTTGTTGAGGCCCGGCATCTTGCCTTCCTTGTCGGCGAGGCCGGCCTGCTGGCCGATGCCGATGATGGTGCCGATGGCGTCGAAGAAGCCCGCCAGGACCAGGGTGAAGACGATGGTGCCGACGGTGATGGC
Proteins encoded in this window:
- a CDS encoding XdhC/CoxI family protein; translation: MLDIAEELNRWVEQGRDFVVATVVAVSGSGPRETGAALAVDSEGTALGSVSGGCVEGAVYELCLQSLQDGETVLEHFRHSDEDAFAMGLTCGGTIDILVTPMPANAPGRGVFAAALAAAASGEAAAVARITEGPAELLGKALLVRPDGTYEGSFGGHPELDRTAVGEAAAMLDAGRTGTVEIGEDGSRCGRPLTLLVESAVTAPRMLVFGAIDFASALCRVGKFLGYRVTVCDARPVFVTRTRFPEADDVVVEWPHKYLKRTEVDGRTVICVLTHDAKFDVPLLELALRLPVAYVGAMGSRRTHLDRNERLREAGVSELELGRLRSPIGLDLGARTPEETALSIASEIVAARRGGSGVSLTGAHTPIHPSEDHHP